In Salvia miltiorrhiza cultivar Shanhuang (shh) chromosome 4, IMPLAD_Smil_shh, whole genome shotgun sequence, the DNA window GTTACTTTTTATaaggacggatgaagtatattttttcttatttttcaaaataaaaaagatgagTGTTATTaatagaagaagaaaataaatattaaatgggTGTATTATTAATGGAAAAAGAATCCATTTTTATTAGTGAAAGAAGATgtccaaaaaaacaaaaatatacacTCTTGGCAGTattaaaatggcaaaaaatacAAACTTTTATGAGaatcatatgatataaaaagTCTAATGTAGATTCATGAAGctttatattaaaatttgttGCTTTACTTATGCAACTTATTAGACCGGCTCTTGTTTCtgtctatatatatagatagagtTTCATTACTTGTGCAACTTTATAGTGCCATCATAATGTGACAACCAACTGTAGATTCATGACGCTTTTGAAACCGCAGCTTAAATTGGTAGCGATAAACAATTGAATGAAAGCTAGTATTAAACTTTGACCCAAATTCCGGTTTCCATAATTCCATATAACACAATAGTTTCACCAAATTTTCATGTTATTTTGATACATAAACTTGTTATTTTCAACATAATTCACAGCAGTCTTCTTCTATCACACCATTTTATCCTACTTGAAAGATGCAAAAAAGTTGATGGTGTCGGAGAGGGCATCAATGAAGTCATCCACATCCTCCTTTGTGTTGTAGAAATGAAGGCTGGCGCGGGCGCTCGCATTCACCCCCAAGTACCGATGAAGGGGCTGAGCACAGTGGTGACCTGATCGAATCGCAACGCCATGCTGGAGAAAAACAAAATACAAGGTAGTAGAATGGATATATATGCTGCTGGAGAGACGAAACACGACAGTTTACAGTATCTGTACCTGTTGGTCAAGAAAAGTTGCAATATCGGTTGGATGAACATCTTCCACATTGAAAGAGCATAGTGCTGCTCTGGTCACACTTCTAGAAGGTTTTGGGCCATAGACGCGGACACTAGGTACTGAGCTCAGTCGATCATAGAGATAATTCGCTAGCTCTACCTGCAAAGGGCAAAAGAAAAACTTAGTGCTCGTTGTTGATGATGCTTACTTTTGGGTCTGAGTAATCTTCAAGACAAGATCAActtgaaatgaaaaaaaaaaaacaatactcTACTGTGGAATCGACGTGTGGCTCACAAATACAGCTAATAGACATGGATAAGCACTCATGTGGTCAAATATTACTAGCGAGTCTTACGACCTGGATAATGTGATAAAGGATGTGCAAATAAGTGACTTGAAAGAGCTCAATCAGAGAAGAAAGTATTCCAGTACGAGTAGCTTCCACTTGTGAGAACGAAACAACTAAAGTCAGCAAGGTGACGGAAAAAAATGCACACTTTTACCTCATATTCATGAATCTTTTGCATCCCAATGGTTGACAGATAATCGATTGCGGCCCCCAATCCAATGGCTTCCCCAATAGCAGGAGTTCCAGCTTCAAATCTGTTACATTGGGAAGTAATTTATGTTGAAAACAATGATTAAGGTCGACCCGAACAAAATAGAACATCTAGAAATTCATTCAAAAATTAATACTCCGTATAATTTAACAAATTGGACATTTAATGGTAAAACATAGATTGGAGTTTCTACCCAACTCACAGTAGAATATATAGCCTTAACATGGAGATTTGGACTTATATTAGTGAAGCATCAAAATAGGCACTACCTGAAACTGAGAGGGTAAAAGGACTGATTTAAGTGCAGAAATGAAATGGTGTTGTATATTGGTGGCAAAGATTTTCAAAGTAATCTTTCATATTATCATGTTACACATTGGATAATTCGAATATCGATGCATTTGCTATTGTGCAAATCTGAGAATTATTTCCTATTAATGTTTCCTATCAAGTTTACAAAATTAACTTTTTCCTTATGGAGTCTAGACAAGCAACAAATAGTTATCCATTTTGGTATTACCCAAGCGTAACTTCACCCAAATACTAAATCAATGCCAAAAAGTGCTTGTTCATATCACGGAAGCCAAGTCATGTTGCACTTGTTGCACAATTCTTACAACTAATATTGATCTATCGCACGTAAGACACTCACCTAGATGGAGGTTCAGCATAGGTTGAGTGATCCAAATATACATCTGATATCATTTCACCACCACCTGAGAATAATGTCATAGAGGTTTAAAGAGACAAACTCTGAAAATACTAAAAACCAGAAATTCACGACTCAGCAATCATAATAGGAATTACAAAGCTATTTCATATTCAAAAGTGAAATAAAACAAACATGGCTACTCACAGGAGAGGGAAAAGGATAACTCACCTAAGAAAGGAGGCATGGAAGACAAGAGCTCACTTTTACCATATAAGAACCCAATGCCTGTAGGCCCACACAtctgaagcatgattaattctTCACTTTCAAACACTGACTTACAAGACTTGAGAGCTAACAGAAATAGATACAGACTTAAATCATAATGCAGATGGAAAGGACTTCACCTTATGGGAAGATGCAACCAGAAAATCAGCATCAAGGCTTCTCACATCAACCACCATATGAGGAACACTTTGACAAGCATCAACAAGCACTTTGGCTCCAACATTATGAGCCCAGCTTACCACTTGATCAATTGGAAGAACAGAAGCTGTAGGGAAGGCGGAAGATAAAAGAAATAGGACCACTTGTCATGCACAAGAAACTGTTATTGGGGCTCTTAAAGACTTGAACAGAACTAGctactttttttttgataaattacacaagtaaataaagaaatttaaagaccgcacgGTGGTGGACTCGAACCTAGGACCTCAAGCTTTGGGCATTAACCACTtaccgctaggccaacacacgcacacacagaACTAGCTTCTTGACAAAGTAAACCTTATACCATATTTTAAGTAATGAAAAATGGCCAGAAGCAAACATCTACAAAATCTGGTCTTGGTTTCATTATGCCAGAttgactccaaggaataaaagCGAGGAGCTTATCCTAGGTGACCGAATGGAATTTTTAATACAGGACCAGAAATCAAGGAGACCAGAAAAGTTGCTTTTGTCAGAAAATAAAACTCACATATCATCTTGCTTCTCTATGTATATTTCATAATATGGGAAGACACAAAATTTTCTTTACTGTGCAGAATCCTACATTAGCAAGCAAACGAACAGCTGTGCATTAATATTAAAGATCTAATGTACATCCACAATAAAAATGACACCATAAGCAGATCAAGATCACGCAGACAATGAACAAGGTCATCAAACCAATTAAAGTTGGTCTCTTTATGCATAGCGAGGTCATAAAGTCCAAAAAATTCCATGAACTGTGGAAAAAAATTGTGGAGTCCAGGAAATAAATTATAAGTATTAGCTAAATAAGCTCCACATCACAGTCCACAGTTATTCATCCCTCTTCACATGGTAGCAGTTCACTTACCTAGCACATTGGAGACATGATGAACAACGACAAGTTTTGCCCGTTTCGAGATCATTTCTCTTAGTTTTTCTACATCTGGAACTTCATCGTCTCCTAAATTTACAAACTTCAATACTGCACCAGTCTTTTGAGCTACAAATTGCCAAGGAACAATAGCACTGTGATGTTCAGCGATGGTAAGTATAACCTGAAAGTTATGAATCATTTTTTATTAGCTAGTCTAACTCAtagcaaagaaataaaaaggtcaggatttaaaaaagaaagaaagagtatGAGCAAAGAGAAAAACAGGCTAATGCATTGCAACATTTCAAGATACTTTAGCAGTGCATCATACTTGCCCTTATTCCATCATTCTCATGTTTACATTCATTGCAAACAGAAAATGAGGAACAGTC includes these proteins:
- the LOC131020327 gene encoding cysteine desulfurase 1, chloroplastic; translation: MIISMEAVVLKLPPSLRTIKPNPNRTNRTLRTAPFASSAAAPAPLSTDPQLSPGSLAHLTRPDFPILHQEVNGKRLVYLDNAATSQKPAAVVNALRNYYESYNSNVHRGIHYLSAKATDEYELARQKVANFINASECREIVFTRNATEAINLVAYSWGLSNLKEGDEVILTIAEHHSAIVPWQFVAQKTGAVLKFVNLGDDEVPDVEKLREMISKRAKLVVVHHVSNVLASVLPIDQVVSWAHNVGAKVLVDACQSVPHMVVDVRSLDADFLVASSHKMCGPTGIGFLYGKSELLSSMPPFLGGGEMISDVYLDHSTYAEPPSRFEAGTPAIGEAIGLGAAIDYLSTIGMQKIHEYEVELANYLYDRLSSVPSVRVYGPKPSRSVTRAALCSFNVEDVHPTDIATFLDQQHGVAIRSGHHCAQPLHRYLGVNASARASLHFYNTKEDVDDFIDALSDTINFFASFK